In the Paroedura picta isolate Pp20150507F chromosome 15, Ppicta_v3.0, whole genome shotgun sequence genome, one interval contains:
- the RCC1L gene encoding RCC1-like G exchanging factor-like protein encodes MVLEAHLGMSLVCHRGLFRGFPRRLQVSPLGVSLTPQRGFLGDPHGVFQRLPKKIPPEGFSRSLAKSAGPKTIRELKEADAAVPIFQYVGGAAKRKSRVFVWGFTYSGALGIPSFVMPDERQKKRRRIQPTPYRLELEEKISSAACGYGFTLLSSRTTDITKVWGMGLNKDSQIGFHQSRKDKSRGYEYVLEPSPIPLPLDKPQVTRVLQVSCGRAHSLVLTTEGVFSMGNNAYGQCGRKVIDGEVYSESHQIHRLRGFKDQVVQVACGQDHSLFRTEKGDVYSCGWGGDGQTGLGHYNSVCVPTKLGGDIAGVPIVQVTTYGDCCFAVSAEGELFGWGNSEYLQLSSITEKPQVNVPRHLPFKVGKVKEAACGGTVNALLNEEGHVFVWGYGILGKGPKLMETAIPEMIPPSLFGFSDLSPDIRVNRIRCGLNQFAAITNRGELFIWGKNTRGCLGIGRMEDQYFPWRVTVAGEVVDVACGVDHMVTLAKSFI; translated from the exons ATGGTATTGGAGGCTCACTTGGGGATGTCCTTAGTGTGCCACAGGGGGCTCTTCCGAGGCTTCCCAAGACGGCTGCAGGTGTCTCCTTTGGGGGTTTCTCTGACCCCACAGAGAGGTTTCCTTGGCGATCCTCATGGGGTGTTCCAACGCCTCCCGAAGAAGATCCCGCCTGAAGGGTTCTCCAGAAGCCTGGCCAAATCAGCTGGGCCAAAAACCATCCGGGAGCTCAAAGAAGCTGATGCTGCTGTCCCCATTTTCCAATATGTGGGGGGAGCAGCCAAGAGGAAAAGTCGAGTGTTTGTGTGGGGTTTTACCTACTCAGGAGCTTTGGGCATCCCTTCTTTTGTCATGCCCGATgaaaggcagaagaaaagaaggagaatccagCCCACTCCATATCGTCTGGAATTGGAGGAGAAG ATCTCCTCTGCTGCTTGTGGCTATGGATTCACCCTGCTTTCCTCCAGGACCACGGACATTACCAAAGTCTGGGGGATGGGACTCAACAAGGACTCTCAGATTGGATTTCATCAGAGCAGGAAGGATAAGT CTCGTGGTTACGAATATGTCCTGGAGCCAAGCCCCATTCCGTTGCCTCTGGACAAGCCCCAAGTGACCCGAGTTTTGCAGGTGTCGTGTGGTAGAGCACACTCCTTGGTGCTGACTACTGAAGGAG TCTTCAGCATGGGCAACAATGCTTACGGACAGTGTGGCCGAAAGGTGATCGACGGGGAAGTATACAG TGAAAGTCACCAAATTCACAGACTACGGGGATTCAAGGATCAAGTAGTTCAG GTTGCCTGTGGGCAGGACCACAGTCTCTTTCGGACCGAGAAAGGAGACGTCTACTCCTGCGGCTGGGGCGGTGATGGTCAAACAG GTCTTGGCCATTACAACAGTGTCTGCGTCCCGACCAAACTGGGGGGCGATATCGCCGGGGTCCCCATCGTGCAGGTTACTACTTACGGAGACTGCTGCTTCGCTGTGTCGGCGGAAGGAGAGCTTTTCGGCTGGGGGAACTCGGAATACCTGCAGCTGTCTTCCATCACGGAGAAGCCACAG GTGAATGTGCCAAGACACCTGCCCTTCAAAGTCGGGAAGGTGAAGGAAGCCGCGTGTGGGGGAACGGTCAACGCTCTCTTGAACG aggaaggccacgtCTTCGTGTGGGGCTATGGAATCCTCGGGAAAGGCCCCAAACTGATGGAGACGGCAATCCCCGAAATGATCCCGCCCTCCCTCTTCGGTTTCTCGGACCTCAGCCCGGACATTCGTGTGAATCGGATCCGCTGTGGACTCAACCAGTTTGCTGCGATCACCA ATCGAGGAGAGCTCTTCATCTGGGGGAAAAACACCCGGGGCTGCTTGGGGATCGGCAGGATGGAAGACCAGTACTTCCCGTGGAGG GTGACGGTAGCAGGCGAGGTCGTCGATGTGGCTTGCGGGGTAGATCACATGGTTACTCTGGCCAAATCCTTCATCTAG